AGGCGGTGACCGCCGTCCCCGACCCCGAGCCCGCCGTCTCGCCGTCGCTCCTGGCCACCTGCCAGTGGCTCGCCGACCACTACGTCGCCCCGTTAGGCATCGCGCTGCGCAGTGCCCTCCCCGCGGCGCTCACCGGCGTCGAGGTGCCATCGCCCCCGGGCAAGACGCGTCGCACCGTCGTGCTGGGCGCCGCCGTCGATTCGCTGATGGAGCGCGACGTGCTCTTCAAGCGCACGCGCCGGCAGCGCGAGCTGTACGAGTTCCTCGAGACCGCCGGCGGGCGCGCCAGCGTCGAGCATGTCATCGAGCGGCTCGGCGTCTCGGAGAGCGTCATCGATGGGCTGGTGAAGCGCGGGCTGGCGACCATCATGCGCGAGGCGGTCGATCGCGATCCCTTCGCCCTGCGCCCCGGCTCTCCTCCCCCCGCGCACGCCCCGACGCCGGCGCAGCAGGGGGCCATCGAGCGCATCGCGGGTGGAAATGCCGGCGACGTCTTCCTCCTCCATGGCGTGACCGGGAGCGGGAAGACGCTGGTCTACCTCGAGGTCCTGCGCCGCGTCGTCGACCAAGGGGGGCGCTCGGCGATCGTCCTCGTCCCCGAGATCGCCCTCACGCCGCAGACGGTCGATCGCTTTCGCGGCGTCTTTGGCGATCGCGTGGCGGTGCTGCACTCGGCGCTGAGCGATGGCGAGCGTCTCGATGCCTGGCGCGCGCTGCGCCGCGGGGAGAAGCGCATCGCGGTCGGGGCGCGCTCGGCGATCTTCGCGCCGCTCGACGACGTGGGGGCGATCATCGTCGACGAGGAGCACGAGAGCAGCTACAAGCAGAACGAGACGCCGCGCTACCACGCGCGCGACGTGGCCATCGTGCGCGCGAAGCACGCCGGGGCGGTGACGGTGCTGGGGAGCGCGACGCCGAGCCTGGAGAGCTGGGTGTTGGCGCAGGAGGGGGCGTATCACCTGATCTCGCTTCCTGATCGTGTGGGGGGTGGGGTGCTCCCGGAGATCGAGATCGTGGATCTGGGCGGGGTGCGCCGAGGGGAGGGGAAGGGGTCGGAGTGGACGCCGGGGACGGAGAGCGCGCTGGCGTCGGAGCGGGTGGCGGCGGTGGCGGCGCGGCGGGTGGCGGAGGCGGGGGTGGTCGGAGCGGAGGGGGCGGAGGTGCCGACGCGGGGGGCCCCCCCCGAGCGCCCCGCGCGCATCGCCGCCCCCCCGCGCGACGTCGTCCCCGACGCCCCGCTCCCCGAGCGCGTCCCGGCCCCTGCGCGCCACATCGTCTCCCCCGCGTCGCGCGATCCCTTCCGGCGCGTCGTCTCCGAACAGCTCGAGCGCGCCATCCGCACCACGCTCGACGCTCGCGAGCAGTCCATCCTCCTGCTCAACCGGCGCGGCTATTCATCGTTTGTGCAGTGCACCACCTGCGGCGACGTCACCGCCTGCCCCAACTGTTCCATCTCGCTCACCTACCACCGCACCCCCGAGCGACTGGTCTGTCACTACTGCGGGCACGCCGAGGAGATCCGCGCCACCTGTGCGCGCTGCGGCGCCGCCACCATGCGCCAGCGCGGGCTCGGCACCCAGCAGGTCGAACGCCTCCTCGTCGAGCGCTTCCCCGACGCGCGCATCGCCCGCATGGACGTCGACACCACCAGCGGCAAGTGGGCGCACGCCGAGATCCTCGATCGTGTGGGCGCCGGTGAGGTCGACATCCTGCTGGGCACCCAGATGATCGCCAAGGGGCTCGACTTCCCCAACGTGACGCTGGTGGGGGTCATCGACGCCGACGTCGGCATCAACCTCCCCGACTTCCGCGCCGCCGAGCGCACCTTTCAGCTGCTGGCGCAGGTCGCGGGGCGCGCCGGGCGCAGCACCAAGGTAGGGCGCGTGATCATCCAGAGCCGCATGGGTGAGCACCATGCCCTGCGCTGCGCCATCACGCACGACTACCATGGTTTCGTCGCCGAGGAACTCCCGGGCCGCGTCTCGCCGCCGTATCCGCCGACCATCCGCCTGGCCAACGTGATCTTCAGCGCCACCGCCGAGGACGCGACGGCGACGCTCGCGCAGCAGGGGACCGACTGGCTCCGCCGCCTCGTCGCCGCGCGCCCCGAATTGCAGCTGACCATCATCGGCCCCGCCCCCTGCGCCGTCGACCGCATCAAGCAACGCTGGCGCTGGCACACCCTCATCAAGGCCCCGCGTAGCGCCGCACTCACCCGCGCCCTGCGCTACTTCGCCGAGCGCTTCGAGGTCCCCAACCGCGACGGGATGCGCCTGGTGGTCGACCGCGACCCGGTGAGCCTGCTGTAGCGGTTCGCCCGCTCCGGCCCGGCCCGACCTACTCCGGACCGTCCGGCCGCGCGCGCGGCGACCGCCGCCGCGCCAGATCCCGGTTCGGCCCGCCATCGGACGGCGATGGGGCGTCGGCGCGGGCGTTCGGGGATGCGGGAGCGCCCGTCTGGGGCCCCGCACGCCCTTCCGGCGGAAATTCCCGCTCTATACGCGAGATCAGGAAAAGGGCAGAGGTTGTTCGCCCCCCCGCCTCCCGTGATCTTTCCCCCGTGACGATTCTCCTCCAGACCCGCCTCGCCCCCCTCGCGCTGCACACGGCTCCCGACGCGCGCGTCCCGTTGGCCGCCACCACCTTGGCCGCGGGGGGCGCCCGATGAACGACACCACGCGTCGCTTCCTCACGGCGATCGTCGATCGCGTCCCCAACGGCGGGCGCATCGTCGAACTCCGGCTCTTCCCCGCCATTCGGCAGGGCGGAATCGAGAGCGGTGTTGCGGTCGTCGCGGTCGAGCCCCCCGAGCCGGTGGTGGAAGTGGTCGAGGGTGCCGAGGTTGCGCCTGACGGTGTGACCGGTGACGCCACCG
The window above is part of the Gemmatimonadota bacterium genome. Proteins encoded here:
- the priA gene encoding primosomal protein N', with the translated sequence MPPHAPTRLVDVALPVPLFRTFSYAVDRDFPNPLVVGSRVVVPWRNRADVGIVVATDVAAVEGVKYKAVTAVPDPEPAVSPSLLATCQWLADHYVAPLGIALRSALPAALTGVEVPSPPGKTRRTVVLGAAVDSLMERDVLFKRTRRQRELYEFLETAGGRASVEHVIERLGVSESVIDGLVKRGLATIMREAVDRDPFALRPGSPPPAHAPTPAQQGAIERIAGGNAGDVFLLHGVTGSGKTLVYLEVLRRVVDQGGRSAIVLVPEIALTPQTVDRFRGVFGDRVAVLHSALSDGERLDAWRALRRGEKRIAVGARSAIFAPLDDVGAIIVDEEHESSYKQNETPRYHARDVAIVRAKHAGAVTVLGSATPSLESWVLAQEGAYHLISLPDRVGGGVLPEIEIVDLGGVRRGEGKGSEWTPGTESALASERVAAVAARRVAEAGVVGAEGAEVPTRGAPPERPARIAAPPRDVVPDAPLPERVPAPARHIVSPASRDPFRRVVSEQLERAIRTTLDAREQSILLLNRRGYSSFVQCTTCGDVTACPNCSISLTYHRTPERLVCHYCGHAEEIRATCARCGAATMRQRGLGTQQVERLLVERFPDARIARMDVDTTSGKWAHAEILDRVGAGEVDILLGTQMIAKGLDFPNVTLVGVIDADVGINLPDFRAAERTFQLLAQVAGRAGRSTKVGRVIIQSRMGEHHALRCAITHDYHGFVAEELPGRVSPPYPPTIRLANVIFSATAEDATATLAQQGTDWLRRLVAARPELQLTIIGPAPCAVDRIKQRWRWHTLIKAPRSAALTRALRYFAERFEVPNRDGMRLVVDRDPVSLL